From one Mesoplodon densirostris isolate mMesDen1 chromosome 19, mMesDen1 primary haplotype, whole genome shotgun sequence genomic stretch:
- the ZNF444 gene encoding zinc finger protein 444, with protein MEAPAAQPVKQECRAAEGLTLDSPWHRFRHFHLGDAPGPREALGLLRALCRDWLRPEVHTKEQMLELLVLEQFLSALPADLQAWVCSRRPQSGEEAVALLEELWGPAMRAPRDAAEGSGVGVGKEDGGVTPSGDAAPGAEELATGDAQAARPYKQEPGSPQPAPPPPPAPGLPAFLAAPGSASCPECGKASLKPAHLLRHRQSHSGEKPHACPECGKAFRRKEHLRRHRGTHPGGPGPALRPLPAREKPHACCECGKTFYWREHLVRHRKTHSGARPFACWECGKGFGRREHVLRHQRIHGRAAGAGGAAAPGPEGGGPFPPWPLG; from the exons ATGGAGGCCCCGGCCGCCCAGCCTGTGAAGCAGGAGTGCCGGGCCGCCGAGGGCCTGACCCTGGACTCGCCGTGGCACCGCTTCCGCCACTTCCACCTGGGCGACGCCCCGGGCCCCCGCGAGGCGCTGGGCCTGCTGCGCGCCTTGTGCCGGGACTGGCTGCGGCCCGAGGTGCACACCAAGGAGCAGATGCTGGAGCTACTGGTGCTGGAGCAGTTCCTGAGCGCCCTGCCCGCTGACCTCCAGGCCTGGGTGTGCAGCCGGCGGCCCCAGAGCGGGGAGGAGGCCGTGGCCCTGCTGGAGGAGCTCTGG GGACCAGCAATGAGGGCACCTCGGGATGCTGCCGAAGGCTCCGGGGTCGGCGTGGGAAAGGAAGACGGTGGGGTCACGCCCTCAG GAGACGCGGCCCCCGGGGCTGAGGAACTGGCGACGGGGGACGCCCAGGCCGCGCGCCCTTACAAGCAGGAGCCGGGCAGCCCCCAGCCAGCGCCACCGCCCCCACCGGCGCCCGGCCTGCCCGCTTTCCTGGCGGCCCCGGGCTCCGCGTCCTGCCCCGAATGCGGCAAGGCCTCGCTGAAGCCGGCGCACCTGCTGCGCCATCGGCAGAGCCACTCGGGCGAGAAGCCGCATGCCTGCCCCGAGTGCGGCAAGGCCTTCCGGCGCAAGGAGCACCTGCGGCGCCACCGCGGCACGCACCCCGGCGGCCCGGGGCCGGCCCTGCGCCCGCTGCCTGCGCGCGAGAAGCCGCACGCCTGCTGCGAGTGCGGCAAGACCTTCTACTGGCGCGAGCACCTGGTGCGCCACCGCAAGACGCACTCGGGCGCGCGGCCGTTCGCTTGCTGGGAGTGCGGCAAGGGCTTCGGGCGCCGCGAGCACGTGCTGCGCCACCAGCGCATCCACGGGCGCGCGGCGGGCGCGGGCGGGGCGGCGGCGCCGGGCCCCGAAGGCGGGGGTCCCTTCCCGCCCTGGCCGCTGGGGTAG